A single window of uncultured Pseudodesulfovibrio sp. DNA harbors:
- the radC gene encoding DNA repair protein RadC, with amino-acid sequence MTKSDTPHYLGHRQRLKAKLVDNSRSLADYEIMELVLAQVLPRRDTKPLAKELIDRFGSLKSAIMARPDQLDSVKGVGPAVTAHWTLLQELYARLGEAQARSGIPLSDPRDVAEAAMARLGGKGVEEFWTAFLDSKNRVIAWEKVGNGTVNAAPVFPREIVAMALRLEAVSIILAHNHPGGDPTPSKEDILLTGMIKEAAQNLDIAVHDHIVVTDTDYYSFYEGGYL; translated from the coding sequence ATGACCAAATCAGACACCCCGCACTATCTCGGCCACCGCCAACGCCTCAAAGCTAAACTCGTGGACAACAGCCGCAGTCTGGCGGACTATGAAATCATGGAACTTGTGCTGGCACAGGTTCTTCCGCGCCGCGACACCAAACCGTTGGCAAAAGAACTGATTGACCGATTTGGCTCGCTGAAAAGTGCGATCATGGCTCGCCCCGACCAATTGGATTCGGTCAAAGGAGTTGGCCCGGCAGTCACCGCCCACTGGACATTGTTGCAAGAACTCTATGCCCGACTCGGTGAAGCGCAGGCACGAAGCGGTATACCTTTATCCGACCCCAGAGATGTTGCCGAAGCCGCAATGGCGAGACTCGGCGGCAAGGGTGTCGAGGAATTCTGGACCGCATTTCTCGACTCAAAGAACAGGGTCATCGCATGGGAAAAAGTCGGCAACGGAACGGTGAACGCTGCCCCGGTGTTCCCCCGAGAAATTGTTGCCATGGCTCTTCGACTGGAAGCCGTCAGCATCATACTCGCGCATAACCACCCCGGCGGCGACCCGACTCCTTCCAAAGAAGACATACTGTTGACCGGCATGATCAAGGAAGCCGCACAGAATCTGGATATAGCCGTACACGATCATATTGTTGTCACTGATACGGACTATTACAGCTTTTATGAGGGAGGATATCTCTGA
- a CDS encoding DNA polymerase III subunit delta — protein MNRPKYLFLICPDPQLIKAQIDERIKTSGQTDWETKTFWGDDEEPLPNTFWTDLTIKSLFPQPKALIVRRAHTLKADHWDKLDAGVKGLGSDIFPVFCLEGQWKGKKPPVPVALSRRGLFKKAKKENWIWESKGLDQRSLTDFVKAWAAREGLTFEPGAGQALAFALPMDAVAARLELDKIELATGDERTVRREHVDLVAQTGEMPFFDLMDALSQPGAEVSVWKRVLDDHAKSAKDQMLFNLIGFLASQARMYWMLANGENPKGNPYMLKKKAPIAQRLGRIGVARMIDLALEAELSLKTGERKYEEALDILMAGLIDLFQPKRQARRAR, from the coding sequence ATGAACCGCCCAAAATACCTTTTCTTGATCTGCCCAGACCCACAACTCATCAAGGCCCAAATTGATGAACGGATTAAGACGTCCGGACAAACCGACTGGGAAACCAAGACTTTCTGGGGCGACGACGAAGAGCCTTTGCCCAACACATTCTGGACTGACTTGACCATCAAATCCCTATTTCCTCAGCCCAAGGCTCTGATTGTTCGCCGTGCTCATACGCTCAAGGCTGACCATTGGGACAAACTTGATGCCGGAGTCAAAGGACTTGGCAGCGACATTTTTCCAGTCTTCTGTCTGGAGGGCCAATGGAAAGGGAAAAAACCACCCGTTCCTGTTGCACTGTCCCGACGTGGTCTCTTTAAGAAAGCCAAGAAAGAAAACTGGATTTGGGAATCAAAAGGACTTGATCAACGCTCGCTGACGGATTTCGTCAAGGCATGGGCAGCACGCGAGGGATTAACCTTTGAACCCGGCGCGGGACAAGCCTTGGCTTTCGCCCTACCCATGGACGCTGTAGCCGCACGATTGGAACTGGACAAAATTGAATTGGCTACTGGCGATGAGCGCACAGTTCGCCGTGAACACGTTGATCTCGTGGCTCAGACCGGCGAAATGCCTTTTTTCGACCTCATGGACGCTTTGAGTCAACCCGGGGCCGAAGTCTCGGTATGGAAACGGGTCCTCGACGATCACGCCAAGTCGGCCAAAGACCAGATGCTGTTCAACCTCATCGGATTTCTCGCAAGTCAGGCACGCATGTACTGGATGCTCGCCAACGGGGAAAACCCCAAAGGCAATCCGTATATGCTAAAAAAGAAAGCCCCCATCGCCCAACGATTGGGCAGAATCGGTGTTGCCCGTATGATTGATCTGGCCCTTGAAGCCGAACTGTCACTCAAAACCGGCGAACGCAAATACGAAGAAGCTCTGGACATCCTCATGGCCGGACTGATCGACCTGTTTCAACCCAAACGACAAGCCCGTCGCGCCCGATGA
- the nusB gene encoding transcription antitermination factor NusB: MAGKKKGNRPGIRRVGRTLAFQVLYSMRFRDSKNPMDMETLFSINPLVLAQESETARDFAHDLVMGVDVNREAIDKTIDENTQHWKIERIAVVELSILRLSLYEMMFTDIPVKAAINEAIELSKAFGDGKSRSFVNGILDGVAKSLNK; encoded by the coding sequence ATGGCTGGCAAGAAAAAGGGCAATCGGCCCGGCATTCGCAGAGTGGGACGTACTCTGGCTTTTCAGGTGCTTTATTCGATGCGTTTTCGTGACTCCAAGAATCCTATGGATATGGAAACGTTGTTTTCCATCAATCCGTTGGTATTGGCTCAGGAGTCTGAGACCGCACGTGATTTCGCTCATGATCTGGTCATGGGCGTTGACGTCAATCGTGAAGCTATCGACAAGACCATTGATGAAAACACTCAGCATTGGAAGATCGAACGTATCGCCGTTGTGGAGCTGTCCATCCTACGACTCTCTCTCTACGAGATGATGTTTACCGATATTCCGGTCAAGGCCGCCATCAACGAGGCCATAGAACTGTCCAAAGCCTTTGGGGACGGCAAGTCCCGTTCTTTTGTGAACGGCATTTTGGACGGCGTGGCCAAGTCTCTCAATAAATAA
- the ribE gene encoding 6,7-dimethyl-8-ribityllumazine synthase — protein sequence MMSMKTVEGQLNAQGLKVAIVAARFNDFIVDRLISGAVDYLVRHGGSEDDLTLVRLPGAFELPIAAQKLARSGDYDGVVVLGAVIRGATPHFDYVCNECAKGVAQASMETGVPMGFGLLTCDSLDQAIERAGSKGGNKGVEAASALLETIRVLEQL from the coding sequence GACTGAAGGTCGCCATCGTTGCGGCTCGTTTCAACGATTTCATCGTTGATCGCCTCATTTCCGGTGCTGTGGACTATCTGGTCCGTCACGGCGGAAGTGAAGATGATCTGACTCTGGTTCGACTACCCGGTGCCTTCGAGCTCCCCATTGCCGCGCAGAAGTTGGCTCGCTCCGGCGATTACGATGGTGTGGTCGTGCTGGGTGCCGTCATTCGTGGCGCCACTCCGCATTTTGACTACGTGTGCAACGAGTGCGCCAAGGGCGTGGCTCAGGCCAGCATGGAAACCGGTGTGCCCATGGGCTTCGGTCTGCTGACCTGTGACTCTCTTGATCAGGCTATTGAACGGGCCGGTTCCAAGGGTGGCAACAAGGGCGTGGAAGCTGCTTCCGCACTGCTTGAGACCATCCGTGTCCTGGAGCAGCTCTAG
- the lptE gene encoding LPS assembly lipoprotein LptE, producing MHSLRYSALFLILILTGCSGYTFGEGGTSVLPPEYRTLAVREVTNPTTLSWLEPRIRKLLRDELNNRGTITWVDSQDRADSVISIIITKYYRPTAVSGASDETLRSVAKFYFNAVIRSTTDDSVLWQSGDISQDWPFFTGDEAEADAEVTRLGIRRLADRMTQNY from the coding sequence ATGCACTCTCTTCGATATAGCGCCCTCTTTCTCATCCTGATCCTGACCGGATGCAGCGGTTATACCTTCGGTGAAGGAGGTACTTCCGTACTCCCTCCAGAATACCGAACTCTTGCCGTCCGAGAAGTCACCAACCCGACCACACTCTCATGGCTGGAACCACGCATTCGCAAGCTTCTCCGAGACGAATTAAACAACCGTGGCACCATCACATGGGTCGACAGCCAAGACCGTGCAGATTCTGTTATTTCCATCATAATAACCAAATATTACCGTCCGACAGCAGTTTCCGGTGCAAGTGACGAAACTTTGCGCTCCGTTGCCAAGTTTTACTTCAATGCAGTCATTCGATCCACAACTGATGACTCTGTACTCTGGCAATCAGGTGATATCTCACAGGACTGGCCTTTTTTCACAGGCGACGAAGCCGAGGCTGACGCCGAAGTCACACGACTTGGCATCCGACGACTGGCTGACCGCATGACCCAGAACTACTAG
- the leuS gene encoding leucine--tRNA ligase: MALGKYNPEAIEKKWQDIWKESGCFEVETDPGKPKYYVLEMFPYPSGKIHMGHVRNYSIGDVVARFKSMQGFNVLHPMGWDAFGLPAENAAIKNETHPAKWTYQNIDEMREQLQRLGYSYDWRREIATCRPEYYKWEQKFFLKFMEKGLAYRKDSPQNWCPTCNTVLANEQVEDGLCWRCDSEVEQKDMEQWFLRITDYADELLKDLEGLEGGWPERVLTMQRNWIGKSYGAELTFQIKDMEETIDVFTTRPDTLYGATFMSVAAEHPLVEALIADAENKAEVEAFVNNIRNMDRIKRGADDLEKEGIFTGKYCVNPVTGKDIPIFVANFVLMGYGTGAVMAVPAHDQRDFEFASKYELPMQAVINPPEMHEKGEVLNAADLEAAYTEPGFLINSGEFDGMANEPAKKAVVEHLDESGKGKMAVNYRLRDWNISRQRFWGAPIPVIYCEECGVVPVPEDQLPVLLPENAQVRKDGKSPLPTMEEFVNCECPKCGKPARRETDTFDTFFESSWYYMRYCDPRNDEEALGAEHLDYWMNVDQYIGGIEHAILHLLYSRFFTKALRDTGFVSASEPFSNLLTQGMVLKDGGKMSKSKGNVVDPNSMINQYGADATRLFILFASPPVKELEWSDQGIEGAFRFLSRLWRLVEEMEGVLEPVWPTVSNDPQSDAAKKLRFKEHDTIRRATRDIENEFQFNTVIAAVMELVNEMYHVKDELKESDPMAMSSAIATAVTLLSPVTPHICEELWQAMGHEAGMTSQSWPTFDEKALIKDEVTMVVQVNGKMRGKFQAPNNAPKEDAEKIALEMENVVKFIEGKTVRKVIVIPNKLVNIVAN, from the coding sequence ATGGCTTTAGGAAAATACAACCCGGAAGCTATCGAGAAGAAGTGGCAGGACATCTGGAAGGAGTCCGGTTGCTTTGAAGTCGAAACTGATCCCGGTAAGCCGAAATATTATGTGCTGGAGATGTTTCCATATCCCTCCGGCAAGATCCACATGGGTCATGTGCGCAACTACTCCATTGGTGATGTCGTTGCGCGTTTCAAGTCCATGCAGGGCTTCAATGTGTTGCACCCTATGGGGTGGGACGCGTTTGGTCTGCCCGCCGAGAATGCGGCTATCAAGAATGAGACCCATCCGGCCAAGTGGACATATCAGAACATCGACGAGATGCGCGAACAATTGCAACGTCTCGGATATTCCTATGACTGGCGTCGAGAAATCGCGACCTGCCGTCCCGAATATTACAAGTGGGAACAGAAGTTTTTTCTCAAGTTCATGGAAAAGGGTCTCGCTTACCGCAAGGACTCCCCTCAGAACTGGTGTCCGACTTGTAATACCGTGCTCGCTAATGAGCAGGTGGAAGATGGATTGTGCTGGCGTTGCGATTCCGAGGTCGAGCAAAAGGACATGGAACAATGGTTCCTGCGCATCACCGATTACGCCGACGAGTTGCTGAAAGATCTTGAAGGTCTTGAAGGTGGCTGGCCGGAGCGCGTGCTAACAATGCAGCGTAACTGGATCGGCAAGTCCTACGGTGCGGAATTGACTTTCCAGATTAAGGATATGGAAGAGACCATTGATGTCTTTACCACTCGTCCTGACACCCTGTACGGCGCAACATTCATGTCTGTGGCTGCCGAACATCCGTTAGTGGAAGCGCTTATCGCCGATGCCGAGAACAAGGCGGAGGTCGAGGCGTTCGTTAACAATATTAGAAATATGGACCGCATTAAACGCGGTGCTGACGATCTGGAAAAAGAAGGCATTTTCACTGGCAAGTATTGCGTGAACCCGGTCACGGGCAAGGATATCCCCATCTTTGTGGCTAACTTCGTACTCATGGGCTACGGGACTGGCGCTGTCATGGCTGTCCCTGCTCACGATCAGCGCGATTTTGAATTCGCGAGCAAGTACGAGTTGCCCATGCAGGCGGTTATCAATCCGCCGGAAATGCATGAAAAGGGTGAAGTGTTGAACGCTGCCGATCTGGAGGCCGCCTATACCGAACCCGGATTCCTGATTAACTCCGGTGAGTTCGACGGTATGGCTAATGAGCCTGCCAAGAAGGCCGTGGTTGAGCATCTTGACGAGTCCGGCAAGGGCAAGATGGCGGTCAATTATCGTCTGCGTGATTGGAACATTTCCCGTCAGCGTTTCTGGGGTGCACCCATCCCGGTTATTTACTGCGAAGAATGCGGTGTAGTACCGGTCCCCGAGGATCAGCTCCCCGTGTTGCTGCCGGAAAACGCACAGGTTCGCAAGGATGGCAAGTCTCCGCTGCCCACCATGGAAGAGTTCGTGAATTGCGAATGTCCCAAGTGTGGCAAGCCTGCCCGTCGCGAGACCGATACTTTTGATACATTCTTTGAATCTTCCTGGTACTACATGCGCTATTGTGACCCGCGCAATGACGAGGAAGCGCTGGGCGCGGAACATCTGGATTACTGGATGAACGTGGATCAGTATATAGGTGGCATCGAGCATGCGATTTTGCATCTGCTCTATTCCCGTTTCTTTACCAAGGCTTTGCGTGATACCGGATTTGTTTCGGCGAGCGAGCCTTTTTCCAACCTGCTGACGCAGGGCATGGTGCTCAAGGACGGCGGCAAGATGTCCAAGTCCAAGGGCAACGTGGTTGACCCCAATTCCATGATCAACCAGTACGGCGCAGATGCAACTCGTTTGTTCATTCTGTTCGCTTCACCGCCGGTTAAGGAACTTGAGTGGTCTGATCAAGGTATTGAAGGTGCATTCCGTTTCCTGAGTCGCCTTTGGCGTCTGGTAGAAGAAATGGAAGGCGTGCTGGAACCTGTTTGGCCCACGGTGTCGAACGATCCACAGTCTGATGCCGCCAAGAAGCTTCGGTTCAAGGAACACGACACTATCCGTCGTGCTACGCGGGACATCGAGAATGAGTTCCAGTTCAATACAGTCATCGCGGCTGTCATGGAGTTGGTCAACGAGATGTATCATGTCAAGGACGAACTCAAGGAGTCCGATCCTATGGCCATGTCTTCGGCTATTGCAACAGCTGTGACCCTGTTGTCCCCGGTGACTCCGCATATCTGCGAGGAGCTCTGGCAAGCCATGGGCCATGAAGCCGGTATGACTTCACAATCCTGGCCTACCTTTGATGAGAAGGCTTTAATTAAAGACGAAGTGACCATGGTCGTTCAGGTCAACGGCAAGATGCGCGGCAAGTTCCAGGCACCGAACAATGCCCCCAAGGAAGACGCGGAAAAGATCGCTCTTGAAATGGAGAACGTGGTCAAATTCATCGAAGGGAAAACTGTACGCAAGGTTATAGTCATTCCTAATAAATTGGTAAATATTGTAGCAAATTAG
- a CDS encoding DUF5684 domain-containing protein encodes MMTLINIAIIVAVCIGMWKTFEKAGEYGWACLIPFYNLWVLNRMGGKEWYWFIGYFIPVVNIILMILLSISLAKKFGQPAVFAAGLFLLPFIFYPILGFGESQYQK; translated from the coding sequence ATGATGACTTTGATCAACATCGCAATTATTGTCGCCGTTTGTATCGGTATGTGGAAGACTTTTGAAAAAGCGGGAGAATACGGCTGGGCCTGCCTCATACCCTTCTATAACCTGTGGGTTCTCAACCGCATGGGTGGCAAAGAATGGTACTGGTTCATCGGATATTTCATCCCAGTAGTAAACATTATCCTGATGATTCTGCTTTCCATCTCTCTAGCCAAAAAATTCGGACAGCCCGCTGTCTTTGCAGCTGGCCTTTTTCTGCTTCCTTTCATCTTCTATCCCATTCTCGGCTTCGGCGAATCCCAATATCAAAAATAG
- a CDS encoding acylphosphatase has translation MHQFRATIHGKVQGVWFRAWTRDTARELGVTGWARNLPDGNVEVLAQGTPELLDKFKHSLWDGPPLARVTKIDADQSETNETLPSFSIRR, from the coding sequence ATGCATCAATTCCGCGCCACCATCCACGGAAAAGTACAAGGGGTCTGGTTCAGAGCATGGACCCGCGACACGGCACGTGAACTGGGCGTCACGGGTTGGGCACGCAATCTACCGGATGGGAATGTGGAAGTACTGGCGCAAGGCACACCGGAATTACTCGACAAATTCAAGCATTCCCTCTGGGACGGGCCACCCTTAGCGCGAGTGACAAAAATCGACGCAGACCAATCTGAAACAAACGAAACCCTCCCTTCCTTCTCTATCCGTCGCTAA